The Sorangiineae bacterium MSr11367 genome window below encodes:
- a CDS encoding alpha/beta hydrolase family protein has protein sequence MIDIDAKFSTVHADDSVISGHIVDRLYARFGRRGERLFAHGWGDDALLERLSADVFRPSPANVTITWEGDHGHFASPLADALPAEVRTARVRRLRAAGSPRRTACVLLAGSREEGFALRESIYRPLTTEGIDLVLLENPFYGLRRPAGQDGANLRTVAEHGLMNVAIVAEAHALLAALRAEGYARLGIAGYSMGGYMAALTAVFTDAPLAVAALAAGSSPAPVFVRGGLSHSIDFAKLGAPSLGDARARERLYALFDTARITQWPAPVHAESTILLGCRRDGYVPASETRALHAHWPKSVLRWIDAGHISALFTERRALRAAVRDAFERLPNDTRRP, from the coding sequence TTGATCGATATCGATGCGAAATTTTCGACGGTCCATGCAGATGACAGTGTCATCTCCGGGCACATCGTCGACCGGCTCTATGCGCGCTTCGGACGCCGCGGCGAGCGCCTCTTCGCGCACGGCTGGGGCGACGACGCGTTGCTCGAGCGGCTGAGTGCCGACGTCTTTCGTCCCTCGCCGGCCAACGTCACCATCACCTGGGAGGGCGACCACGGACATTTCGCCTCCCCGCTTGCCGACGCGTTGCCGGCGGAGGTGCGCACGGCGCGGGTGCGTCGGTTGCGCGCCGCAGGCTCGCCGAGGCGAACGGCGTGCGTCCTGCTCGCGGGCTCGCGCGAGGAAGGCTTCGCGCTGCGCGAGTCCATTTACCGCCCGCTCACCACGGAAGGCATCGACCTGGTGCTGCTCGAGAATCCCTTTTACGGATTGCGGCGTCCGGCAGGGCAAGACGGCGCCAACCTGCGCACCGTGGCCGAGCATGGACTCATGAATGTCGCCATCGTCGCCGAAGCGCATGCCCTGCTTGCAGCGCTACGGGCGGAGGGTTACGCGCGGCTGGGCATCGCGGGCTACAGCATGGGCGGCTATATGGCGGCCCTCACGGCCGTGTTCACGGACGCGCCGCTGGCCGTGGCGGCATTGGCCGCGGGTTCATCACCCGCACCGGTGTTCGTCCGCGGTGGGTTGTCCCACTCCATCGATTTCGCAAAGCTCGGCGCACCGAGCCTGGGCGACGCCCGCGCCCGGGAACGACTCTACGCGCTGTTCGACACCGCGCGCATCACCCAGTGGCCCGCACCGGTGCATGCCGAGAGCACCATCTTGCTCGGCTGCCGGCGCGATGGCTACGTCCCCGCGAGCGAGACGCGGGCCCTTCACGCCCACTGGCCCAAGAGCGTCCTTCGCTGGATCGACGCCGGGCATATCTCCGCCTTGTTCACCGAGCGGCGGGCCCTTCGCGCCGCCGTCCGCGACGCGTTCGAACGCCTGCCCAACGACACGAGGAGACCATGA
- a CDS encoding TetR/AcrR family transcriptional regulator — MERTRAALLQAAIEIAEEDGVGAIGLREAARRAGLTHGAPYRHFDNREALVAAVAEEGFRELLARATEVQASAGDDPLARFQALGVAYFTFAFSHPGQFRVMFGVEAAGKAAHTEAIRAAEAAVFAIAVNAIASAQREGAVEAGDPQELAMLAWSSIHGLAVLVLDGLAQWVGLDASSPEKLARRYTSLMFDGLRPRKRSRNA, encoded by the coding sequence ATGGAACGAACCCGTGCAGCTCTGCTTCAGGCCGCAATCGAAATTGCCGAGGAGGACGGCGTAGGTGCCATTGGCTTGCGCGAGGCCGCGCGGCGGGCGGGGCTGACGCATGGCGCGCCCTACCGGCACTTCGACAACCGCGAGGCCTTGGTGGCCGCGGTCGCCGAGGAAGGTTTTCGCGAGCTGCTCGCCCGCGCCACGGAGGTGCAGGCCAGCGCGGGGGACGATCCTCTGGCGCGGTTTCAGGCCCTCGGCGTGGCGTACTTCACATTCGCCTTTTCACATCCAGGGCAATTTCGCGTGATGTTCGGCGTGGAGGCCGCGGGCAAGGCGGCCCACACGGAGGCCATCCGCGCCGCCGAGGCCGCCGTCTTTGCCATTGCCGTAAACGCGATAGCCTCGGCCCAGAGGGAAGGGGCGGTGGAGGCGGGCGATCCGCAGGAGCTGGCCATGCTGGCCTGGTCGTCCATCCACGGTCTCGCGGTGCTGGTGCTCGACGGCCTCGCCCAATGGGTGGGGCTCGATGCTTCGTCGCCGGAGAAGCTTGCCCGCCGCTACACGTCGCTCATGTTCGACGGCCTGCGCCCGCGGAAGCGAAGTCGTAACGCATGA
- a CDS encoding DUF4145 domain-containing protein, which translates to MLYLDGDPPVVYPPAMPRQVSEHVPAAIREEAHDAQRCLVNGIWRPAALMARRALEAACDDKSGGQATGMLAAKLKWLKENALITNRLYEQAEPLRVVGNSAAHGGPEITEDDAITTLEVLRRVLEALYDDEKIGDDVKAKHAYVKKKP; encoded by the coding sequence ATGTTGTACCTAGACGGCGATCCGCCGGTCGTCTACCCGCCTGCCATGCCGCGGCAGGTGAGCGAGCACGTGCCCGCGGCGATTCGCGAAGAGGCCCACGACGCGCAAAGGTGTCTCGTAAATGGCATTTGGCGACCGGCCGCACTAATGGCGCGTAGGGCGCTTGAAGCCGCATGCGACGACAAGAGCGGGGGCCAGGCTACGGGGATGCTCGCCGCCAAGCTCAAATGGCTCAAAGAAAATGCCCTCATCACGAACCGCCTGTATGAACAGGCCGAACCCTTGCGGGTCGTCGGCAATTCTGCCGCGCACGGCGGTCCCGAGATCACGGAGGATGATGCCATCACCACCCTTGAGGTGCTGCGCCGCGTGCTAGAAGCGCTCTACGACGACGAGAAGATCGGTGACGATGTAAAGGCGAAACACGCATACGTGAAGAAGAAGCCTTAG